Proteins from a genomic interval of Chanodichthys erythropterus isolate Z2021 chromosome 6, ASM2448905v1, whole genome shotgun sequence:
- the mapkapk2a gene encoding MAP kinase-activated protein kinase 2 isoform X2: protein MRMLHDCPKARREVEMHWRASSCTHIVRIVDVYENLYQNRKCLLIVMECMDGGELFSRIQDRGDQAFTEREASDIMKSIGEAIQYLHAINIAHRDVKPENLLYTSKRPNALLKLTDFGFAKETTTHNSLGTPCYTPYYVAPEVLGPEKYDKSCDMWSLGVIMYILLCGYPPFYSNHGLAISPGMKKRIRMGQYEFPNPEWSDVSEEAKQLIRTLLKTEPTQRMTITEFMNHPWINQSMEVPQTPLHTSRVLKEEKDTWEDVKEEMTSALATMRVDYEQIKIKRIEDSSNPLLMKRRKKANNMAPENETPAC, encoded by the exons atgagg ATGCTTCATGATTGTCCCAAAGCTAGACGAGAGGTGGAAATGCACTGGCGGGCTTCCTCCTGTACCCACATCGTCAGAATTGTTGACGTCTATGAAAATCTCTACCAAAACAGGAAGTGCCTTCTTATTGTAATGGAGTG CATGGATGGAGGTGAGCTGTTCAGTCGGATTCAGGACAGAGGGGACCAGGCATTCACTGAGAGAG AGGCTTCTGATATCATGAAGAGTATAGGAGAGGCAATTCAGTATTTACATGCGATAAACATCGCACACCGAGATGTCAAG CCAGAGAACCTCTTATATACCTCTAAAAGGCCCAATGCCCTTCTCAAACTGACAGACTTTGGATTTGCAAAGGAGACTACCACACACAACTCTCTGGGGACCCCATGCTATACTCCCTATTATGTTG CCCCAGAGGTTCTTGGTCCAGAAAAGTATGACAAGTCCTGTGACATGTGGTCTTTGGGTGTCATCATGTATATTCT GCTCTGTGGTTACCCACCTTTCTATTCCAACCATGGATTGGCTATATCCCCTGGTATGAAGAAACGAATTCGTATGGGACAGTATGAGTTTCCAAATCCTGAGTGGTCTGATGTCTCAGAGGAAG CTAAACAGCTTATCAGAACATTACTGAAAACTGAGCCAACACAGAGGATGACCATCACAGAGTTCATGAACCACCCCTGGATCAAT CAATCAATGGAGGTACCGCAGACGCCCCTACACACCAGCCGTGTTCTGAAAGAAGAGAAAGACACATGGGAGGATGTCAAG GAGGAAATGACTAGTGCCTTGGCAACAATGAGAGTCGACTATGAGCAAATCAAAATCAAGAGGATTGAAGACTCATCCAATCCGCTGCTGATGAAGAGGAGAAAGAAAGCCAACAATATGGCTCCTGAAAATGAGACGCCTGCTTGCTAA
- the il10 gene encoding interleukin-10: protein MIFSRVIFSAMVMLLLSESAQCRRVDCKSECCSFVEGFPVRLKELRSAYREIQRFYESNDDLEPLLNENVQQNINSPYGCHVMNEILRFYLETILPTAVQKNHLHPKTPIDSIGSIFQDLKRDMVKCRKYFSCKNPFEFATIKNSYEKMKEKGVYKAMGELDMLFKYIEQYLASKREKH from the exons ATGATTTTCTCTAGAGTCATCTTTTCTGCAATGGTCATGCTTCTGCTTTCTGAAAGTGCTCAGTGCAGAAGAGTTGACTGTAAGTCTGAATGTTGCTCATTTGTGGAGGGCTTTCCTGTGAGGCTGAAGGAGCTCCGTTCTGCATATAGAGAAATACAGAGGTTTTAC GAGTCCAATGATGACTTAGAACCATTATTAAATGAGAACGTGCAACAGAACATCAAT AGTCCTTATGGATGCCATGTCATGAACGAGATCCTGCGCTTCTACTTGGAGACCATTCTGCCAACAGCTGTCCAGAAGAACCACTTGCACCCCAAAACACCCATCGACTCCATTGGAAGTATATTTCAAGATCTCAAGCGGGATATGGTCAAATGT AGGAAATACTTTTCTTGCAAAAATCCCTTTGAGTTTGCCACCATAAAGAACTCATATGAAAAG ATGAAGGAAAAGGGTGTTTATAAAGCAATGGGAGAGCTTGATATGCTCTTTAAGTACATCGAACAGTATCTGGCGTCAAAGAGAGAAAAGCACTAA